A single region of the Corallococcus caeni genome encodes:
- the lnt gene encoding apolipoprotein N-acyltransferase produces MTSVKGWAGALLGVAATTVLFSLFGQLNPGWVWLGAVAMAPWLAAVDRVPSARGAVALGILLSVAFTAAVFGWFPGAIAAYSRAPVWLCWGVFLLIAPVLELQFLTAAWVRWYARRQVGEAPHLAWVPPVLTALAYVGTEWFTPKLFAETLGHGLYASETLRQGADVAGAPGLTLVLLLINECVVSVAQGLASRRALRLGPVVLAVVLAVSGWGYGRVRLGQVRAAVHSAQSLVVGAVQANITNIEKMAAEQGTYEVVRNILDTHYAMSDALLRSAPLDLLVWPETVYPTTFGTPKSEDGGALDDEIRAWVAERGVPLVFGTYDLDGEREFNAAMFLGPSATGELAQAAYRKTMLFPLTEWVPDAVDTPALRAWLPWTGRWKRGPGPRLVDFRLNGGRVLKVAPLICYEALFPNYVAAEVRQGADLLLTLSNDSWFSGTPAPRLHLMHAAFRSIETRTAQVRVTNSGISAFIDPAGTWTSELEDNQRASTVMRVPTADRLSSLAGAWGDWLGPVALVLSVVLGAWIRRRGVERPGPVPV; encoded by the coding sequence GTGACGTCTGTGAAGGGGTGGGCCGGGGCGCTCCTGGGCGTCGCGGCGACCACCGTGCTGTTCTCGCTGTTCGGACAGCTGAACCCGGGCTGGGTGTGGCTGGGCGCGGTGGCCATGGCGCCGTGGCTCGCGGCGGTGGATCGGGTTCCCTCCGCTCGTGGTGCCGTGGCCCTGGGCATCCTGCTGTCGGTGGCGTTCACCGCGGCGGTGTTCGGCTGGTTCCCGGGCGCCATCGCGGCGTACTCGCGTGCTCCGGTGTGGCTGTGCTGGGGCGTGTTCCTGCTCATCGCTCCCGTGCTGGAGCTCCAGTTCCTTACCGCCGCCTGGGTGCGGTGGTACGCGCGCCGGCAGGTGGGAGAGGCGCCTCACCTTGCTTGGGTTCCTCCCGTGCTCACCGCCCTCGCGTATGTGGGCACCGAGTGGTTCACACCCAAGCTGTTCGCCGAGACGCTGGGCCACGGCCTCTATGCCTCGGAGACGCTGCGCCAGGGCGCAGACGTGGCCGGCGCTCCGGGCCTTACGCTGGTCCTGCTGCTCATCAACGAGTGTGTCGTCTCGGTGGCGCAGGGGCTGGCTTCCCGGCGGGCCTTGCGGCTGGGGCCGGTGGTCCTCGCGGTCGTGCTCGCTGTGTCTGGCTGGGGCTACGGGCGGGTGAGGCTGGGGCAGGTGCGTGCGGCGGTGCACTCGGCTCAGTCGCTGGTGGTGGGTGCGGTTCAGGCGAACATCACCAACATCGAGAAGATGGCCGCGGAGCAGGGGACCTACGAGGTCGTTCGCAACATCCTGGATACGCACTACGCGATGTCGGATGCGTTGCTGCGCTCGGCGCCGCTGGACCTGCTGGTGTGGCCGGAGACGGTGTATCCGACGACGTTCGGTACTCCGAAGAGCGAGGACGGCGGCGCCCTGGATGATGAGATCCGTGCGTGGGTCGCGGAGCGGGGTGTGCCGCTGGTGTTCGGCACGTACGACCTGGACGGCGAACGCGAGTTCAACGCCGCCATGTTCCTGGGGCCCTCCGCTACGGGCGAACTGGCGCAGGCCGCCTACCGCAAGACGATGCTGTTCCCTCTCACGGAGTGGGTTCCGGACGCGGTGGATACGCCCGCGCTCCGCGCCTGGCTTCCCTGGACCGGCCGATGGAAGCGCGGTCCTGGCCCTCGGTTGGTGGACTTCCGGCTGAACGGCGGCCGCGTGCTCAAGGTCGCTCCGCTCATCTGCTACGAGGCGCTCTTTCCCAACTACGTCGCGGCGGAGGTGCGCCAGGGGGCGGACCTGCTCCTCACGCTGTCGAATGACTCGTGGTTCTCCGGTACCCCCGCGCCCCGGTTGCACCTGATGCATGCGGCCTTTCGCAGCATCGAGACGCGTACGGCGCAGGTTCGGGTGACGAACTCCGGCATCTCCGCGTTCATTGACCCGGCGGGGACGTGGACCTCCGAACTGGAGGACAACCAGCGCGCCAGCACCGTGATGCGCGTGCCTACGGCGGATCGGCTGAGCTCGCTCGCGGGGGCGTGGGGGGACTGGCTGGGACCCGTTGCGCTCGTGCTCTCCGTGGTGCTGGGCGCGTGGATCCGTCGGCGCGGCGTGGAACGGCCTGGTCCCGTCCCGGTGTGA
- a CDS encoding DUF3606 domain-containing protein yields the protein MSDDLKNRGPKDRARINVNEPWEVSWWCAHFGCTAAQLRAAVQAVGVMTADVKRHLGK from the coding sequence ATGAGCGACGATCTCAAGAACCGGGGACCGAAGGACCGCGCGCGGATCAACGTCAACGAGCCTTGGGAGGTGAGTTGGTGGTGCGCCCACTTCGGGTGCACGGCGGCGCAGTTGCGCGCTGCCGTACAGGCCGTGGGGGTGATGACTGCCGACGTGAAGCGCCACCTGGGTAAGTAG
- a CDS encoding class I SAM-dependent methyltransferase: MLAPFYSACPVCKETGSRPVVAFRELSYGRCTGCGLIYKREQQPGLGDGYEEKYFKHNRAKYLSRWDHRVRKCLRQVLVCLEYAPHAKDLLDVGCSAGYVLEAAQRAGLKATGLDYSQFSVNLCRERGYTAEYGSLTQLPFPDASFDIITLKHTLEHVDQPMDGLREIQRVLRPGGVAFVIVPDAAYYKIIVMPRKGRSFRPDRRGWQHHVYFYEHNLADACARAGMQPVKAGKDILRRRLAKGARAPYEYVRFAFLWAWVQVCRLTHLRREIQVIAQKPKTDAQLPAQKAEAA; this comes from the coding sequence ATGCTTGCTCCCTTCTACTCTGCCTGTCCGGTCTGCAAGGAGACCGGATCCCGTCCGGTCGTTGCGTTCCGCGAGCTGAGCTACGGCCGTTGCACAGGCTGCGGGCTCATCTACAAGCGCGAGCAACAGCCGGGCCTGGGCGACGGCTACGAGGAGAAGTACTTCAAGCACAACCGCGCGAAGTACCTGAGCCGCTGGGACCACCGGGTGCGCAAGTGCCTGCGGCAGGTGTTGGTGTGCCTGGAGTACGCGCCGCACGCGAAGGACCTGCTGGATGTCGGCTGTTCAGCGGGCTACGTGCTGGAGGCCGCGCAGCGAGCGGGGCTGAAGGCCACGGGGCTGGACTACTCACAGTTCTCGGTGAACCTCTGCCGTGAGCGAGGCTACACGGCCGAGTACGGCTCGCTGACGCAGCTGCCGTTCCCGGATGCGTCGTTCGACATCATCACGCTCAAGCACACGCTGGAGCACGTGGACCAGCCCATGGACGGGCTGCGTGAAATCCAGCGCGTGTTGAGGCCGGGAGGGGTGGCGTTCGTCATCGTCCCGGACGCGGCGTACTACAAGATCATCGTGATGCCCCGGAAGGGCCGCTCGTTCCGGCCGGACCGGCGAGGCTGGCAGCACCACGTGTACTTCTACGAGCACAACCTCGCGGACGCCTGCGCCCGGGCCGGGATGCAGCCAGTGAAGGCAGGCAAGGACATCCTCCGCCGGAGGCTGGCGAAGGGCGCGAGGGCCCCCTACGAATACGTGCGCTTCGCCTTCCTATGGGCCTGGGTGCAGGTGTGCCGGCTGACGCACCTGCGAAGGGAGATCCAGGTCATCGCCCAGAAGCCCAAGACAGACGCCCAGCTCCCCGCCCAGAAAGCCGAAGCCGCCTGA
- a CDS encoding multidrug effflux MFS transporter, which yields MTTATPKLSRSTEGPGLILLLGALIGFGPLSIDMYLPAFPSISESLHATAGEVERTLATFFAGLAVGQLLSGPVSDRFGRTKPLYAGLLLYVLGSIGCATAPSAEVLAACRFVQALGGSVGMVTSRAVVRDLHSGAAAARMMSRLVLVMGLAPVLAPLLGGWVLRAAGWRAIFGSHAVIGLIALGAAFAILPETAPPRSGAPRSRPFQAMWGITKAPDFLGPALAAGLSQAGMFAYISGSPFVFITLHGVKPEHFGWFFGANAAGLVAVSQLNHWLLARASPERVLKQAVRIAALAGLALVAVAATGFGGLWGIALSLFVFVSSLGAITPNATALAMEQHAKQAGIASAVLGALQFLLAAGASAAVSASHDGTARPMALGVAIAALLALGALGLTKRARRP from the coding sequence ATGACGACCGCCACGCCCAAGCTGTCCCGCTCCACGGAGGGCCCCGGGCTGATCCTCCTCCTGGGAGCGCTCATCGGCTTCGGGCCGCTGTCCATCGACATGTACCTGCCGGCGTTCCCCTCCATCAGCGAGTCGCTGCACGCGACCGCCGGCGAAGTGGAGCGCACCCTCGCGACGTTCTTCGCGGGGCTCGCGGTAGGGCAGCTCCTCTCCGGTCCGGTGAGCGACCGGTTCGGCCGGACGAAGCCGCTCTACGCGGGTTTGCTGCTGTACGTGCTGGGCTCCATCGGCTGCGCGACCGCGCCCTCGGCGGAGGTGCTCGCGGCCTGCCGGTTCGTGCAGGCGCTGGGCGGTTCGGTGGGAATGGTGACCTCGCGAGCCGTCGTGAGGGACCTGCACTCGGGAGCAGCGGCGGCGCGCATGATGTCGCGCCTGGTGCTGGTGATGGGTCTGGCGCCCGTCCTCGCACCGCTGCTGGGCGGCTGGGTGCTGAGAGCCGCGGGCTGGCGAGCCATCTTCGGAAGCCACGCGGTCATCGGCCTCATCGCGCTGGGAGCGGCCTTCGCCATCCTGCCGGAGACCGCGCCGCCGAGGAGCGGAGCGCCCCGGTCCCGACCCTTCCAGGCCATGTGGGGCATCACGAAGGCACCAGACTTCCTGGGGCCCGCGCTGGCGGCGGGGCTCTCGCAGGCGGGGATGTTCGCGTACATCAGCGGCTCGCCCTTCGTGTTCATCACGTTGCACGGCGTGAAGCCGGAGCACTTCGGCTGGTTCTTCGGAGCGAACGCGGCGGGGCTGGTGGCGGTGTCGCAGCTCAATCACTGGCTCCTGGCGCGCGCCTCACCGGAAAGGGTGTTGAAGCAGGCGGTGCGCATCGCCGCGCTCGCGGGGCTGGCGCTGGTGGCGGTGGCCGCGACGGGCTTCGGTGGACTGTGGGGCATCGCGCTGTCGCTGTTCGTGTTCGTCTCCAGCCTGGGAGCCATCACGCCCAACGCGACGGCGCTGGCGATGGAGCAGCACGCGAAGCAGGCAGGCATCGCATCAGCGGTGCTGGGAGCGCTCCAGTTCCTGCTGGCGGCCGGAGCCTCCGCGGCGGTGAGCGCGAGCCACGACGGCACGGCGAGGCCCATGGCCCTGGGAGTCGCCATCGCAGCCCTGCTCGCCCTGGGAGCGCTCGGCCTGACGAAGCGGGCACGGCGGCCCTGA